One window of the Actinomyces procaprae genome contains the following:
- a CDS encoding VanW family protein — translation MNEPHPPARARALARPLLVALGAALLIAWLGLAWATTRTLAPGSVVSGVDVSGMTRAEAVVAVDKGVGAVLEQPVTLTVDDASDTLVPASSGVSVDADASIDRLTGPTLNPVTLVRRLSGTAVDAVTRVDSDALTRALNARLGTLATGTADAVVTLDGTTPVLTPGSVGTGLDVAASVTALADAWPLGQTTVALASGTANPAVTDAEAQEFIDSVLTPLLSDDITVTAAGTGAAAAAGEVVLSPQAVAALTTIDSTDGALTAVLDADALHDAVVAELGEGIETPATDATWTIDGDPATAATARPVYHAAATGTGIDPDDLADAVLAAGTDDGGDRTATATVAVLQPDVTTPEDDWGIVEIVGEYSTPYVSQYGRDQNLQRGTEMINGTLVAPGETFSTTDALGPVDLEHGYTYAGVVTDGQHTDAMGGGLSQVGTTVFNAGFEAGMDDVEHWPHTYWFTRYPAGREATIWTGVKDVKWRNSTPYTVLVQAWAGDGEVHVRLWSTPYYEVTITEGEHTNYRAYGTVRGSGPGCEPYGGGTQGFDVTVTRTRSHDGVRLPDDVLTTAYDSDNPVVCS, via the coding sequence ATGAACGAGCCCCATCCGCCCGCGCGCGCCCGCGCCTTGGCGCGCCCGCTGCTGGTCGCGCTGGGCGCCGCACTGCTCATCGCCTGGCTGGGGCTGGCCTGGGCGACCACCCGCACCCTGGCGCCCGGCTCCGTCGTCTCCGGCGTAGACGTATCCGGCATGACTCGTGCCGAGGCGGTCGTGGCTGTGGACAAGGGCGTCGGGGCCGTGCTTGAGCAGCCGGTCACGCTCACCGTCGATGACGCCTCCGACACGCTGGTTCCCGCGAGCTCGGGCGTGAGCGTCGATGCTGACGCCAGCATCGACCGGCTCACCGGGCCGACTCTCAACCCGGTCACCCTGGTGCGGCGGCTGTCCGGCACCGCCGTCGACGCCGTCACCCGGGTCGACTCCGACGCCCTCACCCGCGCACTCAACGCGCGCCTGGGCACGCTCGCCACCGGCACCGCAGACGCGGTCGTCACCCTGGACGGCACCACCCCCGTGCTCACGCCCGGGTCGGTGGGAACCGGACTGGACGTGGCGGCGAGCGTCACGGCCCTGGCCGACGCCTGGCCGCTGGGCCAGACCACCGTCGCCCTCGCCTCCGGCACCGCCAACCCCGCCGTCACCGACGCCGAGGCGCAGGAGTTCATCGACTCCGTGCTGACGCCGCTGCTGTCCGACGACATCACCGTAACCGCCGCGGGCACCGGCGCCGCGGCCGCCGCCGGCGAGGTCGTCCTGAGCCCGCAGGCGGTGGCGGCCCTGACCACCATCGACTCCACCGACGGTGCCCTGACCGCCGTCCTGGACGCCGACGCCCTGCACGACGCCGTCGTCGCCGAGCTGGGCGAGGGGATCGAGACCCCGGCGACCGACGCAACCTGGACCATCGACGGCGATCCCGCCACCGCAGCGACGGCGCGCCCCGTCTACCACGCCGCCGCCACGGGCACGGGCATCGACCCGGACGACCTGGCCGACGCCGTCCTGGCGGCCGGCACCGATGACGGCGGGGACCGCACCGCGACCGCAACCGTCGCCGTGCTGCAGCCGGATGTCACCACCCCCGAGGACGACTGGGGGATTGTCGAGATCGTCGGCGAGTACTCCACCCCCTACGTCTCCCAGTACGGGCGCGACCAGAACCTTCAGCGCGGCACCGAGATGATCAACGGCACCCTGGTGGCGCCGGGGGAGACCTTCTCCACCACCGACGCCCTCGGCCCGGTCGACCTCGAGCACGGCTACACCTACGCCGGCGTGGTTACCGACGGGCAGCACACCGACGCCATGGGCGGCGGCCTGTCCCAGGTGGGCACCACCGTGTTCAACGCCGGCTTCGAGGCCGGCATGGACGACGTGGAGCATTGGCCCCACACCTACTGGTTCACCCGCTACCCGGCCGGCCGGGAGGCCACCATCTGGACCGGTGTCAAGGACGTCAAATGGCGCAACTCCACCCCCTACACGGTACTGGTGCAGGCCTGGGCCGGTGACGGGGAGGTACACGTGCGGCTGTGGTCCACCCCCTACTACGAGGTCACCATCACCGAGGGGGAGCACACCAACTACCGGGCCTATGGCACGGTGCGCGGATCCGGCCCCGGTTGCGAGCCGTACGGCGGCGGCACCCAGGGATTCGACGTCACCGTCACCCGCACCCGCAGCCACGACGGCGTGCGCCTGCCCGACGACGTCCTGACCACCGCCTACGACTCCGACAATCCCGTGGTGTGCAGCTGA
- a CDS encoding DUF3039 domain-containing protein produces the protein MFEVRPTVRTLKMLPAESYSGLIPDAIRRSRWSDLADVDVSQLPHPLIEAGKKALAHGADRHVEATAAAGRPVFELRTREGAAWRGAMIIDDDGTGWIVYAQRHDRFHSTVAGQLTSARAHDWMPRSVDHSLRKREQARAEIRRWRIHTLAAIIGAAGAAAVANDHSSELLVRRKQPGRDASERSATFSSTITVSVVADLSEVDAAKGLRGEALLDMAVVTRRAEDVLLRTTIAEAVTLLAGPTRPEAVALPDGSGVYYSFVVPASRLQWLVAVECADEVGELAETSLGERLRPTHLHYTRKELIAESAVEGRAVRALCGEWLR, from the coding sequence ATGTTCGAGGTTCGTCCGACCGTGAGAACGCTCAAGATGTTGCCTGCGGAGTCGTACAGCGGTCTGATCCCGGATGCGATCCGTAGGTCACGTTGGAGCGATCTTGCTGATGTCGATGTCAGCCAACTGCCACACCCGTTGATCGAGGCCGGTAAAAAGGCGCTCGCCCACGGAGCAGATAGGCATGTCGAGGCCACTGCCGCCGCTGGTAGACCTGTCTTCGAGTTGCGGACCCGTGAAGGTGCGGCGTGGCGTGGGGCCATGATTATCGACGACGATGGAACCGGGTGGATTGTCTACGCGCAGCGCCATGACCGGTTTCACTCCACCGTAGCGGGCCAACTCACCTCCGCTCGCGCGCACGACTGGATGCCCCGCTCGGTGGATCACTCTCTTCGAAAACGGGAACAGGCTCGAGCCGAAATACGTAGGTGGCGCATACATACGCTAGCGGCGATCATCGGAGCGGCTGGCGCTGCGGCGGTGGCGAATGACCACAGCAGTGAGCTCCTGGTGCGGCGGAAACAACCCGGCCGAGATGCATCCGAGCGTTCAGCTACCTTCTCGTCGACGATCACGGTGTCAGTCGTGGCAGACCTATCGGAGGTCGATGCGGCTAAGGGCTTGCGAGGCGAGGCGCTCCTAGACATGGCGGTCGTGACAAGGCGGGCGGAGGATGTTTTGCTGCGTACAACCATCGCCGAGGCGGTGACACTTCTGGCCGGTCCTACACGTCCTGAAGCCGTTGCACTTCCGGACGGCTCGGGTGTCTACTACTCCTTCGTCGTCCCGGCGTCTCGTCTGCAATGGCTCGTGGCGGTGGAGTGTGCAGATGAAGTGGGCGAGTTGGCGGAGACGTCCCTTGGTGAACGTCTCCGGCCTACTCATCTTCATTACACCCGCAAGGAACTGATTGCCGAGAGCGCGGTGGAGGGGCGAGCTGTGCGTGCCTTGTGCGGTGAGTGGTTGCGGTAG
- a CDS encoding helix-turn-helix domain-containing protein, which produces MATTISTVTTVNASSIDEQGINVLLDAARRLPQGSPLAILLENMLSALRNGVDVASLSLDRPVTPNQAATALGMSRPSVYKLMDSGLLKFHYVGKDRRIPATALVDYLDRRERASAQMAEDLANRDHTIAQAVDAIAPLSAEDLTELEEL; this is translated from the coding sequence ATGGCCACCACGATCAGCACTGTAACCACTGTTAACGCCTCCTCCATTGATGAGCAGGGCATCAATGTCCTGCTTGACGCCGCTCGCCGCCTCCCCCAGGGATCGCCGCTGGCGATTCTGCTGGAGAACATGTTGTCAGCCCTGCGCAACGGCGTCGACGTCGCATCGCTCAGCCTCGATCGTCCAGTCACCCCTAATCAGGCGGCGACAGCTCTAGGTATGAGCCGTCCGAGCGTATACAAGCTCATGGACTCTGGCCTCCTGAAGTTCCACTACGTCGGCAAGGACCGCCGCATTCCGGCGACTGCCCTGGTCGATTACCTCGACCGTCGAGAGCGTGCCAGCGCGCAGATGGCGGAGGACCTGGCTAACCGCGACCACACCATCGCCCAGGCGGTGGACGCAATTGCGCCGCTGTCCGCCGAGGATCTCACCGAGCTCGAAGAACTCTGA
- a CDS encoding BglG family transcription antiterminator: MDERIWDVLDAFQEADVVTADDLAGRLGVTSRTIRNLLSRSRRALADGGARIESKPGTGYTLTITDADAFADLKDTRGAVDGTPVTAVERQRYLLRLLLTARDYIKLEVIAQALFVSKKTVTADLAQVERILAECNLLVDRRPYKGVRVIGAELDIRTCLATVYNPSDRGPRFAAEDLKPGVGRADRHVHQVLEAHGIPVSEEVVRSVVLHLAIATNRVRAGRTITGETTGLRQYVTDAELDVAAEILDRLERDLALTYPLQERYYLALHFAGRRVLTCPADASDSQSIVEARQVVDEMLRIVDEGFGLGLKHDDELRASLVQHTIPLLVRLRFQMRMPNQSLKRIKQAYPLAYAVAVQACTALARHLGRTVSEDEAGYVALWFALALERRRPEQRRKHVVLVSDADGAATRLIELQLRERLGDLIESLITVGAGEPARPQPDTDLVLTTLPLDAGAGPPVLAIGPLLDDADIRRVRRALTREPSTRIDQVFSPELFIPHLDARTPREAIEALTRLARTRHDLPAVFLDSVLRREALAPTDFGNRVAMPHGEVAMSEETFIAVGVLDEPIGWTRNSVQVVCLVSISIREGKDLQLFYRDLSKYLMSETHITELITTRDFSTIVRSIREITQQPQEEA; encoded by the coding sequence GTGGACGAGCGCATCTGGGACGTGCTGGACGCCTTCCAGGAAGCCGATGTCGTCACCGCCGACGATCTCGCCGGGCGCCTCGGAGTGACCAGCCGCACCATCCGCAACCTGCTGTCGCGCTCACGCCGGGCCCTGGCCGACGGCGGCGCCCGTATCGAGTCCAAACCCGGCACCGGCTACACCCTCACCATTACCGACGCCGACGCCTTCGCCGATCTCAAGGACACCCGCGGCGCCGTCGACGGCACTCCCGTGACCGCGGTGGAACGCCAGCGCTATCTGCTGCGGCTGCTGCTGACCGCGCGGGACTACATCAAGCTCGAGGTCATCGCCCAGGCACTGTTCGTGTCGAAGAAGACGGTGACGGCGGATCTGGCCCAGGTGGAGCGGATACTCGCCGAGTGCAACCTGCTCGTCGACCGGCGCCCCTACAAGGGTGTGCGCGTGATCGGCGCAGAACTCGACATCCGCACCTGCCTGGCAACCGTCTACAACCCTTCCGATCGGGGGCCGCGCTTCGCGGCCGAGGACCTCAAACCGGGTGTGGGCCGGGCGGACCGGCATGTGCACCAGGTGTTGGAAGCACACGGAATCCCCGTGTCGGAGGAGGTGGTGCGCAGCGTCGTTCTGCACCTCGCGATCGCCACCAACCGGGTCCGGGCCGGCCGCACCATCACGGGCGAGACCACCGGCCTGCGGCAGTACGTCACCGACGCTGAACTCGATGTCGCCGCCGAGATCCTCGACCGCTTGGAACGGGACCTGGCACTGACCTACCCCTTGCAGGAGCGCTACTACCTGGCGCTGCACTTCGCCGGCCGCAGGGTGCTCACCTGCCCCGCCGACGCCTCCGACTCACAGTCCATCGTCGAGGCCCGCCAGGTGGTCGATGAGATGCTCCGCATTGTCGATGAGGGCTTCGGTCTGGGTTTGAAACACGACGATGAGCTGCGGGCCTCCCTCGTGCAGCACACGATCCCCCTGCTGGTGCGCCTGCGCTTCCAGATGCGGATGCCCAACCAGAGCCTCAAGCGCATCAAGCAGGCCTACCCGCTCGCCTACGCGGTGGCCGTGCAGGCCTGCACCGCACTCGCCCGTCACCTGGGCCGCACCGTCTCCGAGGACGAGGCCGGGTACGTCGCCCTGTGGTTCGCGCTTGCCCTCGAACGCCGACGCCCCGAACAACGGCGCAAGCATGTGGTGCTCGTGTCCGACGCCGACGGCGCGGCGACCCGCCTCATCGAACTGCAGCTGCGCGAACGGCTCGGAGACTTGATCGAGTCGCTCATCACCGTCGGCGCGGGGGAGCCCGCACGGCCGCAGCCGGACACCGACCTCGTGCTCACCACGCTCCCCCTCGACGCCGGGGCGGGTCCGCCCGTCCTCGCCATCGGCCCGCTCCTCGACGACGCCGATATCCGGCGGGTGCGGCGGGCACTGACACGAGAGCCGAGCACCCGGATCGACCAGGTCTTCTCACCCGAACTGTTCATTCCCCACCTGGATGCCCGCACTCCTCGCGAGGCGATCGAGGCGCTGACCCGACTCGCCCGCACCAGGCACGACCTGCCCGCGGTGTTCCTCGACTCGGTCCTGCGGCGAGAGGCGCTGGCGCCCACGGACTTCGGCAACCGGGTCGCCATGCCTCACGGCGAGGTGGCCATGAGTGAGGAGACCTTCATCGCCGTCGGCGTCCTGGACGAGCCCATCGGATGGACCCGCAACTCGGTGCAGGTCGTATGCCTGGTGTCCATCTCCATCCGGGAGGGCAAGGACCTGCAGCTGTTCTACCGGGACCTGTCCAAGTACCTCATGAGCGAAACGCACATCACCGAGCTCATCACCACCCGCGACTTCTCCACCATTGTCCGCTCAATCCGAGAGATCACCCAACAACCACAGGAGGAAGCATGA
- the fdxA gene encoding ferredoxin, with protein sequence MTYVIAQPCVDVKDRACVDECPVDCIYEGERSLYINADECVDCGACEPVCPTEAIFYEDDVPEEWEDYTRANIDFFSLKGLGSPGGAQNVGPQDYDDPMIAALEPQNQDWKAANGY encoded by the coding sequence ATGACCTACGTGATCGCTCAGCCCTGCGTGGACGTCAAGGATCGTGCGTGCGTGGACGAGTGTCCGGTCGACTGCATCTATGAGGGTGAACGCAGCCTGTACATCAACGCAGACGAGTGCGTGGACTGCGGTGCCTGCGAGCCGGTCTGCCCCACCGAGGCGATCTTCTACGAGGATGACGTGCCCGAGGAGTGGGAGGACTACACCCGGGCGAACATCGACTTCTTCTCCCTCAAGGGCCTCGGCTCGCCGGGCGGCGCGCAGAACGTCGGCCCGCAGGACTACGACGATCCCATGATCGCCGCCCTGGAGCCTCAGAACCAGGACTGGAAGGCCGCCAACGGCTACTGA
- a CDS encoding PTS lactose/cellobiose transporter subunit IIA, with amino-acid sequence MSEQQAGADNPDDPYAVSFELILAAGTAKSKAVEAVELARDGRLDAARQALVRADDDFRRAHDIQFALLQREAGQDRVDVDIVLVHANDHLTMALMAKENAEMLIEVYSRIHELEARLPPAAASRTNPTAPAEQTTATDTDTNTKEN; translated from the coding sequence ATGAGCGAGCAGCAAGCGGGGGCCGATAACCCCGATGACCCCTACGCCGTGTCATTCGAGCTGATCCTCGCCGCCGGGACGGCCAAGTCCAAGGCCGTGGAGGCCGTCGAGCTTGCCCGAGACGGCCGGCTGGATGCCGCCCGTCAGGCGCTGGTCCGGGCCGACGACGACTTCCGGCGGGCCCATGACATCCAGTTCGCCCTCCTGCAGCGGGAGGCCGGTCAGGACCGTGTGGACGTCGACATCGTCCTGGTGCACGCCAACGACCACCTGACCATGGCGCTCATGGCCAAGGAGAACGCCGAGATGCTCATCGAGGTCTACTCCCGGATCCACGAGTTGGAGGCGCGACTCCCGCCGGCGGCAGCTTCGCGCACCAACCCAACCGCCCCGGCGGAACAGACCACCGCAACCGACACCGACACGAACACAAAGGAGAACTGA
- the dapC gene encoding succinyldiaminopimelate transaminase — protein MNASTPPAPGPAAPAALPRPLALPDFPWHSLRPYRQRAAQHPGGVVDLSIGTPVDPSPAVAREALAAAANAPGYPPADGTPQVRAAIIDWMRRRRGVLGLTDAAVIPTIGSKESVAQLPLQLGARPGDLIAHPRAAYPTYDVGARLAGATPVPVDTAADPDTWELPDGRLVAIWLNSPGNPDGHVLSVDQLARIVAWARARGVVVLSDECYAELAWEEPWATDGVPSLLDARVTGTGPDGAPDLSGLLALYSLSKQSNLAGYRAAFLAGDPELVAAVTEVRRHTGMLPPAPVQAALAATLADDAHVVAQQAVYRARREALVEATAAVGLVNDSESVAGLYLWLSGPASMSAWDLVGAFAELGIVVAPGDFYGAAGAGHVRMSLTDTDERVAAAVRRLHAPGAAALFAG, from the coding sequence GTGAACGCCTCCACGCCCCCAGCCCCCGGCCCCGCCGCCCCGGCCGCCCTGCCCCGCCCGCTCGCGCTGCCCGACTTCCCCTGGCACTCCCTGCGCCCCTACCGGCAGCGCGCCGCTCAGCATCCGGGCGGCGTAGTCGACCTGTCCATCGGCACGCCCGTGGACCCCAGCCCCGCGGTCGCCCGCGAGGCCCTCGCCGCCGCCGCCAACGCCCCCGGCTACCCGCCCGCCGACGGCACGCCGCAGGTGCGCGCCGCCATCATCGACTGGATGCGCCGCCGCCGCGGCGTGCTCGGCCTGACCGACGCCGCCGTCATCCCCACCATCGGCTCCAAGGAGTCCGTGGCTCAGCTGCCGCTTCAGCTCGGCGCCCGCCCCGGCGACCTCATCGCCCATCCACGCGCCGCCTACCCCACCTACGACGTCGGCGCCCGCTTGGCCGGCGCCACCCCCGTCCCGGTGGACACCGCCGCCGACCCCGACACCTGGGAGCTGCCCGACGGTCGGCTCGTCGCCATCTGGCTCAACAGCCCTGGCAACCCCGACGGGCACGTCCTCTCCGTCGACCAGCTCGCCCGCATCGTCGCCTGGGCGCGGGCGCGCGGCGTCGTCGTCCTGTCCGACGAGTGCTACGCCGAGCTCGCCTGGGAAGAGCCCTGGGCCACCGATGGCGTTCCCAGCCTGCTCGATGCGCGCGTGACCGGCACCGGCCCCGACGGCGCGCCGGACCTCAGCGGCCTGCTCGCCCTGTACTCCCTGTCCAAGCAGTCCAACCTCGCCGGTTACCGCGCCGCCTTCCTCGCCGGCGACCCGGAGCTGGTGGCCGCTGTAACCGAGGTGCGCCGCCACACCGGCATGCTTCCGCCGGCGCCCGTGCAGGCCGCCCTGGCTGCCACCCTCGCCGACGACGCGCATGTAGTGGCGCAGCAGGCTGTCTACCGGGCCCGGCGTGAGGCGCTGGTGGAGGCGACGGCCGCCGTCGGCCTGGTCAATGACTCCGAGTCGGTTGCCGGCCTGTACCTGTGGCTGAGCGGGCCGGCGTCAATGAGCGCCTGGGACCTGGTGGGGGCCTTCGCCGAGCTGGGGATCGTCGTCGCCCCCGGGGACTTCTACGGCGCGGCCGGCGCCGGGCACGTGCGCATGTCCCTGACCGACACCGACGAGCGGGTGGCCGCCGCCGTCCGCCGCCTGCACGCTCCCGGCGCGGCCGCGCTGTTCGCCGGCTGA